The sequence TCAGCTATGTGTATTCTATCAACACCATATTCTTCGGCTCTTTTGTAGGTATCTTTTAAAACGTTTAAATCAGTTCTGGTGGCATCTTCGGCTGAAAATGCTACAAAAACGCCGTGGTCCTTTGCATATTCAACAGCCCCCATACACATATTTAAGACCTCTTCTCTGGTCATGTTAAATTTGTGTTTTAAATGTAGGTCTGAAGTTGCCATGAATGTGATTATACCGTCAACGTCGCAGTCCAGTGCCACATCAATATCTTCTTTTTTGGTCCTTGATAAACAGATTATCTGTGCATCTAAATCTTCATCTACGATTCCTTTAACAGCACGTTGTTCTTCTTCGGAAACTATTGGAAATCCAGCTTCTATTTGATGTATTCCAAGTTCATCAAGTTTTCTTGCAATTTGTAACTTTTCAGAAGGTCTTAAACATACTCCGGGGGTTTGTTCCCCATCTCTCATTGTCGTATCATATATTGTGATATCTTTTGGAAATTTCAAATCTACCGAGTCGTTATAAGGACTGACAAAATATTTCAAAACGTTCCCCACCTTAGTTTATTTTCCGTTTATGCGCTTTGTATTAGTTATAATACCTTAAATGCAATGCATACCTTAAATCGTGCTTTATTTTAATATCTGTATGGTTTAACGATTTTTTACATTACTATTCAAGTTATGAAACTATATTGATATCTAAATTGATCTAAGTAGAATAATAATTGTATATTAAGTTTAGTTTTTTTATCAATTTTACCTTTTTAAGCTATGTACTTTTTGTTTTTAATTTATATAAAATATAGTATTTGCATTTTTTGTGATTATTTATCTATTTTTAATGTATTATTATCCAAATGGCAACCTTAAATGAAATTAAATTGACAAAAAAAGAATAAATTTTGGAAATTACGTGTAATTATTCAGTTTAATATTTATCTTGGTGTTGATATTTTGGGATTTAAATTAATTTTAAGATGTATGCAGTTAATGCAAAATAAATCTATAAAAACAATTTTAGGAGTTTTCAATCTTTATAAACTCCCATAAGTTCCAAATATGATCTTCTCTCAAACCCGTCTTCAATTCCGAGTTTTTTATATATTTGAAATATTTTATCAATTGCTTCTTTAAAATCTTCCCCTTCAACCATTCCTTTTTCTATTTCAACAAATTTTCCAACTTTGTGAACTTTATCAAGTGATATGGTGAACTCCTGAAAGGAATAGGTGGTTCTTTCTTTTTCTACATCTGCAGCAGGTTTAAATCCAAGATTTTCTAAGATTAAACCAGCATTTTTGGAGTCTTCTACGTTAACTTCTATTTCTTTACGTGTTTTACTTACATCATCCAGTTTAGGGCCTTTGTATGTAAGGATTATCTCAGATTTTTCGTTATTTATAGTAGTATTCCTTATTCGCAGTGCTTCATCACTTTTTTCAAAATCCCTGTACTCAGGGTTGTTAAAATAGGTATCTTTCTGGTGTTCTACCATTACTTTTTCAGCACCAATTTCTTTTAACTTTTCCAGAATGCTGTTAAAATCGTTAACATGAGCTTTAGCTTCAACTTCTATCATTAAACCACCATCAATATAATTTTTAATTTACTCTCTAAATTTATAACACCTGATTAATATGGGCTTTATTCTATTATTTTATATGATGTGTCTTATTCTTATTATATGTCCACTTAAAGTGGACAGCTTGAGGAAGGGCATCCTCCGGAATATTCTGAATCAACATTTAGATACTTCTTGTTGTTACCTTGGTATGAATTTAAATATAAAACCTGTTTTTTACTTCCATATCGATACACTGTAATTCCCTTGCACTTAAGTTTGTAGGCCATTAACATAATTTCTTTTACGTCTTCTGGAGAAGCATTATTCGGTAAATTCACGGTTTTTGAAACTGCATTATCCACGTGTTTTTGAAATGCTGCCTGCATTTTCACATGCCACTTGGGGCCTATTTCATGTGCGGTTTGGAATACTCTTTTAATACTTTCGCTAATTTCATCTATATTTTGTATGGACCCTTTTTTAGCAATTTCACTCATTAATTCCTTGCTGTAAAATCCCTCTTTCTTTGCGGTACTTTCAAAGAGTTTATTGACCTCCAGCAGCTTTTCTCCTTCCATTACGTCACGAATAAATGAAACAGCAAACAGCGGCTCGATTCCGCTGGTTGTATCTGCAATTATGCTTATGGTGCCTGTAGGTGCAATAGTAGTCACTGTTGCATTTCTCATAGCTTGAAAACCTTTTTTATCATATATACTCCCTTTAAAATTAGGAAAAGAACCTCTTAATTTCCCTAATTTGGCTGAAGCCTTTTTGGCATGGTATGTAATAAATTTCATTATTTCTTCAGCTGTATCGAGTGCATCCTGTGAATCATAGGGAATTTCAAGCATTATAAGCATTTCTGCAAATCCCATAATTCCCAAACCAATTTTTCTATTTTTAAGGGTTTCAGTTTCTACTTTTGAAATTGGGAAATTATTTACATCAATTACATTATCTAAGAAGTGTACAGCAGTTTCAACTATATTTTTTAACTTATTAAAATCAATTTCGCCCGATTTAACCATTTTTGTCAGGTTTATGGAGCCTAAATTACATGATTCGTAATTTAGAAGCGGTTGCTCGGCGCAGGGGTTGCTAGCTTCTATTATACCTGCATTAGGGATTGTATTTTTCCTGTTTATTTCATCAATAAATATAATTCCGGGATCTCCGCATTTCCATGCTGTATTTACTATGGTGTCAAACACTTTTCCCGCATTCAGCTTTTTAACATGTTTTCCATTTCTTGGATTTATAAGATCATATTCCTCACTATTTGCAGCGGCATTCATGAATTCATCATCAACAGCTGCAGAAATGTTAAAATTAGTTAGAACACCTTTATGTTCCTTTGATTTAATAAATTCAATTATATCTGGATGTCTGATATCCAGTATTCCCATATTTGCCCCTCTTCTCCTTCCGCCCTGTTTTATAACTTCTGTGGCGACATCAAATATTTTCATGAAGGATGTTGGTCCGGATGCAACTCCTTTTGTTGATTTTACAACATCACCTTTAGGCCTTATCTTAGAAAATGAAAATCCAACTCCACCCCCTGACTTGTGAATGAGTGCCATATTTTTTAATGCATTGAAGATGCCGTTTATAGAATCTTCTATGTATATGACAAAACATGCAGAAAGCTGGTTAATGGGTGTACCTGCATTCATCAAAGTTGGTGAATTTGGAAGAAACTCAAGCCGGGACATGGCACGGTAAAATTCTTTTTCTGTTTTAGAAGTATCAGTATCATTATATAAATTATCTGCACTTGCTACTGCTTTTGAAACTCTTTTAAACATTTTTTCTGGAGTTTCAATAATATTTCCATCTTCATCTTTAATTAAATACCTTTTTTGAAGCACCTTAAGTGCATTAAATGAAATTTTTAAATCATTTTTTGATTTGATTTAAGTGCCTCCTTTAGGTGATTGCATACAATAGTAATATATTGATTTTCAATAATATCGTCTTTTCTATAACCAATTGAAATTTTGGTTAAGTGTAAAAATAAGTTGTAGGGGACAATGCTTGGACTAATAAAACTAGAATTGGGTGAATTAAGAATTAACTCAAATTGAAGGTTTAATAAAAATAAATTAATTTTCTAATTATTTACCCATGGGAATGTTCTCTGGAATAATTTTTAAGATAATTTTTTATACTTTTAATCTGTCTCAGGTATTCATCCACAGTATATTCAATAGATTCGTAGGGCGCGATTTTCAAGTCGCGTTCGTCTATTAATTTTCTTTTGTCATTGATTTTGTCTTTCATGGGGCGTTGTTTACTGTAAATGCCCATTACTTTTGAAGAATCTTTTATACCTTTTATTTTTTCTATATAATCTACTCTAATGGCTCTTACATCTATACGGATGTTGTGTCTTATCCGTTCTAAAATTTTTTCTATTTCTTCAAGTGCATCTAAAAGAATCAATGCTTCTTCTATATTTCTGGGAGATACAACCATGCCTTCAATTCCGAGATCTTGAATTTGTTGTTGGTACACTTTTGGGCTTATCATGGTCTTGCCTATAGATATATTTTAATGGGATGTTAAGAAACATATATAAATAGATTTATCTATTATAAATATAGTTAATAAATCTAGTGTAATATTTGGAAGTATCAGTATCAATATCTTATTGAACTATGACGCATTAAATTTAAAAACAAGTGTGATCAATTTTAAAGTAAACTGCATTTTTAGATGATATTTATTTCAAATTAAATCAGTATTGTACTTTTATCTCGATGATTTCTAGATAATTATTACCTAAGATACAAAGACAAATTTTAATGTAGATTTATAAAAAATATAAATCAATGATAATGAATTAAAACCTGGAGGAATGTGCTTGACAGATGTACCAATTAAAGTTGAAAATATTGTAGCTTCTGCAACTCTTGGAAAATCAATTGAACTGCCTAAGGTAGCTCCGGCGCTAGAAGGTGTCGAATATAACCTGGAACAGTTCCCAGGACTTGTTTACAAGCTTAAAGAGCCTAAAACAGCAGCTCTTATATTTGGATCAGGAAAATTAGTATGTACTGGCGCGAAATCTATAGATGATTCAGTAAAAGCTATACATATTACTGTAGACAAAATGAGGAAACTTGATTCAGAAATACCAGAAGAATTTAATATTAAAGTACAGAACATAGTTGCTTCTGCAAATTTAGGAAAAACATTAAACCTTGAAGCAGTAGCATTAGATTTAGAAAATACAGAATACGAACCAGAACAATTTCCAGGTTTAGTTTACAGACTTGAAGACCCTAAAGTTGTATTATTATTGTTCGGTTCTGGAAAAGTAGTATGTACTGGTGCAAAAACCATAGACGATGCTCAGCTCGGCGTTGAAAAAACGAAGGAAAGACTGGGTGAACTGGATTTAATTTAAATCCTTAAAATTTGATTATATATCGGTGATCTTTTGATTAAACTAATAGCCTTTGATCTTGATAATGTCCTTATAGACAGTGAAGCCATAGACGAAATTGGCAAATTAATGGGAATTGAAGACAAAATATCAGAAATAACAAAAAAAGCCATGGAAGGAGAACTGGATTTCGAAACATCAATCAAAGAGAGAGTTGCTTTACTTAAAGGCGCTTCAGTTGATGATATTAAAAAGGCAATCTATGACATTCCTCTAATGGAAGGAGCCAAAGAAACTATTGAAGTGCTTAAAGAAAGAGGATACAAAATTGCAACTATAACCGGTAGTTTTGAAGTCATCGCAAACCGTATGAAAGAAGAATTGAATCTTGATTACGCAGTTTCGAACACTTTACATGAAGAAGACGGTGTCTTAACTGGTGAAGTAAGCGGACCTCTTGTAAATGGTTCTAAAGCAGACGTGTTAACTGATTTGATGAAAAAAGAAGATATATCTGCAGATGAATGCGCAGCGGTTGGCGATGGTGCAAATGATGTTTCCATGCTTGAAATGGTCAAGCTAGGAATAGCTTTTAATGCAAAACCTGTTTTAAGGGAAATTGCAGATGTTGTAATTGAGAAAAAAGATTTGAAAGAATTATTACCTCTATTTGAAGATAATATGGATAATAAAGATAAAGTGGAAGTTCCAGAAACTCCAGTTAAAGAAGAAAGCTTTGATAAATTACTTGCTGAAAAGAGAGAGTATGAAAAGAAATTAAATGGACTCACTAAAGAACGTGATGAGTTAAACAGTGAAGCCCGATCTCAAAGGCAGGTAAGGGATGATTTAAACGCAAGTATTAAAGAAAATCTCAACAAAGCAATTGAGTTTAGAGATAAACGTGATAAAACTAACGTAGAAGTTAAAAAATATAAAACTCTGAGAGACCAGACTAATGATAAACTCAAGAGCATGGAATGGGCGTCTGGAAAACGAGATATAGTAAACATTGAAAAGGAAATTAAACGTCTTGATAAGACCATAGAAACAAAAGTTCTTGATATTAAGAAAGAGAACGAACTGGTTAAAAAGGTCACAGAACTGCAAAAGAAACTTCAAACTATGCAGGAAGACGAGAAGATCCATAGTGAAGCAGTGGAACTTAAAGAACAGTCCGAAACATACCATGCTAAAGTTGTTGAACTTTCAGATGAGGCTCAGTCTACCCACGAACAGATGCTCGAATATTTCCAGAGAATAGACGGGATAAGGAAAAAAGCAGATGAAGCCCATAACACGTTTATTGAAACCAAAAATACCGCTTCCAAAAAACATGAGGAAGTAAGGGAAGTTCTAGGACACATTCGCAAGATAAATAAAAAACTTGATAAAGTCAGGTCTAAAAAGCGAAATAGAGAAAGTGAAGCTACCGCAAAAGAAAATATTAAAGAAAAAGCACATGCTGAAGAAATATATGAAAAGTTCAAAAGCGGTAAAAAGTTAAATAGAGATGAATTAATGCTCTTGCAAAAGCATAATGTTATTTAACTAGCTTATTTTTTTTATTTTTAATTTATTTTACTTTTTAAAATTGAGTTAATTGCTGTATAATTAAATCAGTTATTTTTAAAGGTTAATATTCATTAATAAACTAAAATTAGTCATTTTTACTATTAGTGGGTTAATATTCATTAATGTAAACTAAAATTAGTTATTTTTACTTATAAAAATGTGGGTTACTATTCATTTAATGCAAAATAAAATTAGTTATTAAAATAGAATAGTTTTAAAGGTCAATATTATCATCTAAGTCATCTTCTGGATAATCAGCCAGGTACTCTTTTGGTGATGGTTCAATATCAACCGTTCGCGGATTTCTCCCCATCTCAAGTATAAATTTATTAACACGTTCTATCATGTTTATATACTCTTTCTTGGAGATTTTATATCCTTTAACCATTACATGCTCTGGCATTTTTCCATGTGTCTTTTTATAATCCAGTATAAAACTGACCATTTCCCTGTACTGTTTGAGGTTAAGTCTTTCCATTTGATTTCCTCTATTAAATTGATTGCGACGTGATCATACCATAATTTGTAATAGTTCATGTGTGTAAAATTTTCCAGTTTTTTTACATCTAACATGAACATTTCTAATTTAAAGTTATGTATGGTCAGATAGTTAAGATTGGTTTTATACACTATTAAGGTTTTCGTAAGCTAACTATTGTCTGCTATGGCTTTATATTAAACCATTCCCTTTGGAGGGTCTTGAATTTCTACACTGGCATCTGGATTAAATGGATTAGTCCTTATAGCAAGCGAGAAAAGATAAGGATAGTTTTCCATGAGATGTTCCATGTACTGCAGCCATTCATAAACCAGTAAGCTGTATGCTCTTTCTGTATCTCCTGCAAGATGTTGATAATCTGCTTTAGGGAGATTTGTTAAATCAGTTCTATTTTCAAGTTCTTCAGTTAAATGAAACACTGCCCATAACAGGTCTGTAAATGAGTCATGTTCCAGTAAGTTAGGGTTTGCCAAAAGGCGCAGCATAAACTCCCTGTTTTTAACAAGGAATACTTTTAATTCATGAAGGTAATGTATTGAATCAGGGTTGTTCTCTCCAATATACACATGGAAATTGTAATTTTTGATTCGGTTGCTTGCCTCTAAAAAATCTTTTTTAGTCCATTCATCAGTCATAATCAACTTTTTCCTTATCTTTTCAGTTTTAGAGTCAAATTCTGAAATTCCTGCCAGTAACTCAGTTCCAACTTCACTGAAAAAGGACCCTATGACCATGTTCATTTTTTGAAGTAGATTTCTTTTTTCCCTTTCACCTATTATCCATTCTAAAACAAGAACGATAAT is a genomic window of Methanobacterium veterum containing:
- the cyaB gene encoding class IV adenylate cyclase gives rise to the protein MIEVEAKAHVNDFNSILEKLKEIGAEKVMVEHQKDTYFNNPEYRDFEKSDEALRIRNTTINNEKSEIILTYKGPKLDDVSKTRKEIEVNVEDSKNAGLILENLGFKPAADVEKERTTYSFQEFTISLDKVHKVGKFVEIEKGMVEGEDFKEAIDKIFQIYKKLGIEDGFERRSYLELMGVYKD
- a CDS encoding adenosylcobalamin-dependent ribonucleoside-diphosphate reductase codes for the protein MKSKNDLKISFNALKVLQKRYLIKDEDGNIIETPEKMFKRVSKAVASADNLYNDTDTSKTEKEFYRAMSRLEFLPNSPTLMNAGTPINQLSACFVIYIEDSINGIFNALKNMALIHKSGGGVGFSFSKIRPKGDVVKSTKGVASGPTSFMKIFDVATEVIKQGGRRRGANMGILDIRHPDIIEFIKSKEHKGVLTNFNISAAVDDEFMNAAANSEEYDLINPRNGKHVKKLNAGKVFDTIVNTAWKCGDPGIIFIDEINRKNTIPNAGIIEASNPCAEQPLLNYESCNLGSINLTKMVKSGEIDFNKLKNIVETAVHFLDNVIDVNNFPISKVETETLKNRKIGLGIMGFAEMLIMLEIPYDSQDALDTAEEIMKFITYHAKKASAKLGKLRGSFPNFKGSIYDKKGFQAMRNATVTTIAPTGTISIIADTTSGIEPLFAVSFIRDVMEGEKLLEVNKLFESTAKKEGFYSKELMSEIAKKGSIQNIDEISESIKRVFQTAHEIGPKWHVKMQAAFQKHVDNAVSKTVNLPNNASPEDVKEIMLMAYKLKCKGITVYRYGSKKQVLYLNSYQGNNKKYLNVDSEYSGGCPSSSCPL
- a CDS encoding TATA-box-binding protein, whose protein sequence is MTDVPIKVENIVASATLGKSIELPKVAPALEGVEYNLEQFPGLVYKLKEPKTAALIFGSGKLVCTGAKSIDDSVKAIHITVDKMRKLDSEIPEEFNIKVQNIVASANLGKTLNLEAVALDLENTEYEPEQFPGLVYRLEDPKVVLLLFGSGKVVCTGAKTIDDAQLGVEKTKERLGELDLI
- the serB gene encoding phosphoserine phosphatase SerB, translating into MIKLIAFDLDNVLIDSEAIDEIGKLMGIEDKISEITKKAMEGELDFETSIKERVALLKGASVDDIKKAIYDIPLMEGAKETIEVLKERGYKIATITGSFEVIANRMKEELNLDYAVSNTLHEEDGVLTGEVSGPLVNGSKADVLTDLMKKEDISADECAAVGDGANDVSMLEMVKLGIAFNAKPVLREIADVVIEKKDLKELLPLFEDNMDNKDKVEVPETPVKEESFDKLLAEKREYEKKLNGLTKERDELNSEARSQRQVRDDLNASIKENLNKAIEFRDKRDKTNVEVKKYKTLRDQTNDKLKSMEWASGKRDIVNIEKEIKRLDKTIETKVLDIKKENELVKKVTELQKKLQTMQEDEKIHSEAVELKEQSETYHAKVVELSDEAQSTHEQMLEYFQRIDGIRKKADEAHNTFIETKNTASKKHEEVREVLGHIRKINKKLDKVRSKKRNRESEATAKENIKEKAHAEEIYEKFKSGKKLNRDELMLLQKHNVI
- a CDS encoding pseudomurein-binding repeat-containing protein, producing MERLNLKQYREMVSFILDYKKTHGKMPEHVMVKGYKISKKEYINMIERVNKFILEMGRNPRTVDIEPSPKEYLADYPEDDLDDNIDL